Proteins encoded by one window of Martelella endophytica:
- a CDS encoding NADPH:quinone reductase, with product MKAIRFETFGPADEVLIYGDIETPVAGPGEVLVKLHTSAVNPSDTKKRMASFPDLLDGGYIIPHSDGAGVIEAVGKGISESRIGERVFTFNAQYGRRFGTAAEYVALPSAHAPCLPDPASFEVGACLGIPAMTAHRCVFADGSVNGKTVLVTGGAGRVGFYAIQWAALSGARVIATASNDADADACRNAGASIIVNHRDAGWPEALLAATNGEKVDRVVEVEFGANLENVLKVIGTSGVIATYSSTAEKEPKLPFLKMMYLDITIRMVIVYAMPDDAKDHAVSDIQDALEAGRLQHRIARLIPLSDCAAAHREIEAGEVRGSVVLKISDD from the coding sequence ATGAAAGCCATCCGGTTCGAAACTTTCGGCCCCGCCGATGAGGTGCTGATCTACGGCGATATCGAAACGCCCGTCGCCGGCCCCGGCGAGGTGCTGGTGAAGCTCCACACCAGTGCCGTCAATCCGTCCGATACCAAGAAACGGATGGCGTCTTTCCCGGACCTGCTCGATGGTGGCTATATCATTCCCCACAGCGATGGCGCCGGCGTGATCGAAGCCGTTGGTAAGGGCATTTCCGAAAGCCGGATTGGCGAGCGGGTCTTCACCTTCAATGCGCAATATGGCCGCCGTTTCGGCACGGCTGCGGAATATGTCGCTCTGCCGTCTGCCCATGCGCCGTGCCTTCCTGATCCTGCAAGCTTCGAGGTTGGCGCCTGCCTCGGCATTCCGGCCATGACCGCGCATCGCTGCGTCTTTGCCGATGGTTCGGTCAATGGCAAGACCGTGCTTGTCACCGGCGGGGCGGGCCGGGTCGGCTTCTACGCCATCCAGTGGGCCGCACTTTCCGGCGCCCGCGTGATCGCGACCGCCAGCAATGACGCAGATGCCGATGCCTGCCGCAACGCCGGTGCATCGATCATCGTCAATCACCGCGATGCCGGGTGGCCGGAAGCGCTTCTGGCCGCAACCAACGGGGAGAAGGTGGACCGCGTGGTGGAGGTCGAGTTCGGCGCCAATCTCGAAAATGTACTGAAGGTCATCGGCACAAGCGGCGTCATCGCGACCTATTCATCGACGGCCGAGAAGGAGCCGAAGCTGCCCTTCCTCAAGATGATGTATCTCGACATCACCATCCGCATGGTCATCGTCTACGCCATGCCGGACGATGCCAAGGACCACGCCGTCTCCGATATTCAGGACGCGCTGGAAGCCGGCCGCCTGCAGCATCGCATTGCTCGCCTGATCCCGCTTTCCGATTGCGCCGCCGCCCACCGCGAAATCGAAGCGGGCGAGGTGCGGGGCTCCGTGGTGCTGAAGATCAGCGACGACTGA
- a CDS encoding SDR family oxidoreductase, with protein sequence MRPETDDPVALVTGAGSGIGKAIALNLKAEGFRVFICDVDADAVESMQAAGITATVCNVADETAVAALVAEVLAATGGRLDLLVNNAGISGMNAPVEAVDAEDFRRTMDVNVNGTFYFLKEAVPAMKARGSGAIINIASTAALFGYPNRTSYAASKWAIIGLTKTLAMELGPFGIRANAICPGSVEGPRIDGVIARDAKNRGMEAGDVRRIYEGQASMRKFVSADDIARMCVFLASKDAGMVSGQVIAVDGHTESLSVPF encoded by the coding sequence ATGAGACCCGAAACTGATGACCCTGTGGCTCTGGTCACCGGCGCCGGCTCCGGCATCGGCAAGGCGATCGCCCTCAATCTGAAGGCCGAGGGCTTTCGCGTGTTCATCTGCGACGTCGACGCTGACGCCGTCGAAAGCATGCAGGCCGCCGGTATCACCGCGACGGTCTGCAATGTCGCCGATGAGACTGCGGTCGCCGCTCTGGTGGCGGAGGTTCTTGCAGCGACCGGCGGCAGGCTTGATCTTCTGGTCAACAATGCCGGCATTTCCGGCATGAACGCGCCGGTGGAAGCGGTCGACGCCGAAGACTTCCGCCGCACCATGGATGTCAATGTCAACGGCACCTTCTATTTCCTCAAGGAAGCGGTTCCGGCGATGAAGGCGAGGGGCAGCGGCGCGATCATCAACATCGCCTCGACGGCCGCGCTTTTCGGTTATCCGAACCGCACCTCCTATGCCGCCTCCAAATGGGCTATTATCGGGCTCACAAAGACGCTGGCGATGGAGCTTGGCCCCTTCGGCATCCGCGCCAATGCCATCTGCCCCGGCTCGGTGGAAGGCCCGCGTATCGATGGTGTCATCGCGCGTGATGCAAAAAACCGTGGCATGGAAGCTGGCGATGTGCGCAGGATCTACGAGGGCCAGGCGTCCATGCGCAAATTTGTCAGCGCCGACGATATCGCCCGCATGTGCGTGTTTCTGGCGTCGAAGGATGCGGGCATGGTTTCCGGTCAGGTGATCGCCGTCGATGGGCACACCGAAAGCCTCTCAGTCCCCTTTTAG
- a CDS encoding ABC transporter ATP-binding protein, translated as MAEALLEIKDLKIEATSYPPGEKPQKITIVNGVSLSLEAGKVLGLIGESGAGKSTIGLSAMGYGRGGVRLTGGSIKLNGREMRRAPGKVLRSARGAEVTYVAQSAAAAFNPARKLMDQVIESTVKHKRMSRSEAKARAVDLFTRLGLPDPETFGNRYPHQVSGGQLQRAMTAMALCPKPDLVVFDEPTTALDVTTQLGVLAAIKKAIRDFGVAALYITHDLAVVAQIADDIMVLRGGETVEYGTCDQIINHPQEEYTQDLVSAINVERRERDPDEKPVLTLKEISARYRGLDFDVLKNINMEVQPGTTLAIVGESGSGKSTLARVLTGLLPPHTGEIAFDGEVLSPALKGRSWQNLQELQMIYQMADVAMNPRQTVGTIIGRPLEFYFGMKGKEKRKRVIELLDRIELGEEFIDRYPAELSGGQKQRVCIARALAAKPKLIICDEVTSALDPLVAKGILKLLRDLQLKDGVTYIFITHDIAAVREVADTIAVMYQGEVVRYGGKQEVLSPPFDDYTELLMRSVPEMRIGWLEDTLELLEEHLPASAVPEGA; from the coding sequence ATGGCTGAGGCTCTTCTTGAAATCAAGGACCTCAAGATCGAGGCAACCAGCTATCCGCCGGGCGAAAAGCCGCAGAAGATCACCATCGTCAACGGCGTCTCGCTGTCGCTCGAAGCGGGCAAGGTGCTGGGGCTGATCGGGGAATCGGGCGCCGGCAAGTCCACCATCGGCCTGTCCGCCATGGGTTATGGCCGTGGCGGCGTTCGGCTGACAGGCGGCTCGATCAAGCTCAATGGCCGGGAAATGCGCCGCGCGCCGGGCAAGGTGCTGCGCTCCGCGCGCGGGGCAGAGGTGACCTATGTGGCGCAATCCGCTGCCGCCGCCTTCAACCCGGCGCGCAAGCTGATGGATCAGGTCATTGAATCGACCGTCAAGCACAAGCGCATGAGCCGGTCGGAGGCAAAGGCACGCGCCGTCGACCTCTTCACCCGCCTTGGCCTGCCTGACCCGGAGACCTTCGGCAACCGTTACCCGCACCAGGTCTCCGGCGGTCAGCTTCAGCGCGCCATGACTGCCATGGCGCTCTGCCCGAAGCCGGACCTTGTTGTCTTTGATGAGCCGACGACGGCGCTGGACGTGACCACCCAGCTTGGCGTTCTGGCCGCGATCAAGAAGGCGATCCGCGACTTCGGTGTGGCCGCGCTTTACATTACCCATGATCTTGCCGTCGTCGCCCAGATTGCCGATGACATCATGGTTCTGCGCGGTGGCGAGACGGTCGAATACGGCACCTGCGACCAGATCATCAACCATCCGCAGGAAGAGTATACCCAGGACCTCGTTTCGGCAATCAATGTCGAGCGGCGCGAGCGCGATCCGGATGAAAAGCCGGTGCTGACGCTGAAGGAGATTTCGGCGCGCTATCGCGGGCTCGATTTCGATGTGCTGAAGAACATCAACATGGAGGTTCAGCCGGGCACGACGCTCGCAATCGTCGGCGAGAGCGGCTCGGGCAAGTCGACGCTTGCCCGGGTGCTGACCGGGCTTCTGCCGCCCCATACCGGGGAAATCGCGTTTGACGGCGAGGTGCTGTCGCCAGCGCTGAAGGGCCGCAGCTGGCAGAACCTGCAGGAACTGCAGATGATCTATCAGATGGCTGACGTGGCGATGAACCCGCGCCAGACCGTCGGCACGATCATCGGCCGCCCGCTGGAATTTTATTTCGGCATGAAGGGCAAGGAAAAACGCAAACGCGTCATCGAACTGCTCGACCGTATCGAACTCGGCGAGGAGTTCATCGACCGCTATCCGGCCGAACTTTCCGGCGGGCAGAAGCAGCGCGTCTGCATTGCCCGTGCACTTGCCGCCAAGCCGAAGCTGATCATCTGCGACGAGGTGACGAGCGCGCTCGATCCGCTGGTGGCCAAGGGCATTCTGAAGCTGCTCCGCGATCTTCAGCTGAAAGACGGCGTGACCTACATCTTCATCACCCACGATATCGCCGCCGTGCGCGAAGTCGCCGACACGATTGCGGTCATGTATCAGGGCGAGGTGGTGCGCTATGGCGGCAAGCAGGAGGTGCTGTCGCCGCCGTTCGACGATTACACCGAGCTTTTGATGCGCTCCGTGCCGGAGATGCGGATCGGCTGGCTGGAAGATACGCTGGAGCTGCTCGAGGAGCATCTGCCGGCTTCCGCTGTGCCCGAAGGAGCCTGA
- a CDS encoding ABC transporter permease, which produces MIKRIPYPALIGLFVTICFFLAAIFAPWLAPYGMSQVVGDVWEPASAAHWLGTDNIGRDLLSRLIYGGRTTIFVAIAATMVAFVVGTTLGLFAATVGGWLDQVLSRFVDLIMAIPSLIFALVVLSVMPVTVPILIVVIGLLEATRMFRLSRAVAADLAVMDFVEAAKLRGEGQIWVIFREILPNAISPLIAELGMRFIFVVLFISTLSFLGLGIQPPNADWGGIVKENKDGIVYGIPAALLPAVAIAALAISVNLVADWILERTTSLKGGRNG; this is translated from the coding sequence ATGATAAAACGAATACCTTATCCCGCCCTTATCGGCCTGTTTGTCACCATCTGCTTCTTCCTCGCGGCCATCTTCGCGCCGTGGCTTGCGCCCTATGGCATGAGCCAGGTTGTCGGCGATGTCTGGGAGCCGGCATCCGCCGCGCACTGGCTTGGCACCGACAATATCGGCCGCGATCTGCTGTCGCGCCTGATCTATGGCGGCCGCACCACGATTTTCGTGGCAATCGCGGCAACCATGGTTGCCTTTGTCGTCGGCACCACGCTCGGGCTTTTTGCGGCCACCGTCGGCGGCTGGCTCGATCAGGTTCTGTCGCGCTTCGTCGACCTCATCATGGCCATTCCATCGCTGATCTTTGCGCTGGTCGTGCTATCGGTGATGCCGGTTACCGTGCCGATCCTGATCGTCGTTATCGGTCTTCTGGAGGCAACGCGGATGTTCCGCCTGTCGCGCGCTGTCGCAGCCGACCTCGCGGTCATGGACTTCGTCGAGGCCGCGAAGCTTCGCGGTGAAGGTCAGATCTGGGTGATCTTCCGGGAAATCCTGCCGAATGCGATTTCGCCGCTGATTGCCGAACTCGGCATGCGTTTCATCTTCGTCGTGCTGTTCATCTCGACGCTTTCCTTTCTCGGCCTTGGCATCCAGCCGCCGAATGCCGACTGGGGCGGTATCGTGAAGGAAAACAAGGATGGCATCGTCTATGGCATTCCCGCAGCCCTGCTTCCGGCTGTCGCTATCGCCGCGCTCGCCATCTCCGTCAATCTGGTCGCCGACTGGATTCTGGAACGCACGACTTCGCTGAAAGGAGGCCGCAATGGCTGA
- a CDS encoding ABC transporter permease, with protein sequence MNASLLKLVAQRLALGLMLIFFVSILIFAGTQMLPGDVAQAILGQSATPEALANLRAELGLNAPVYQRYLSWLVGLLHGDLGTSLTNGQNIATAIEGRLSNTLFLAGCAAIISVPLAIILGLVSVLYRNRWPDKLISTITLASISVPEFMLSYILIFYIGVQLGWAPSVAMINSNMSFFAKLHAIALPVTVLVMVVLAHMMRMTRAALLNVMQSAYIETAELNGLSRFKVIWRHAFPNAIAPIVNVVMLNMAYLVVGVVVVEVVFVYPGMGQYLVDHVAKRDVPVVQACGIIFAAVYISLNMLADIFSILANPRLRHPR encoded by the coding sequence ATGAACGCCTCCCTTCTCAAGCTTGTGGCCCAGCGGTTAGCGCTGGGCCTCATGCTGATCTTTTTCGTATCGATCCTGATTTTCGCCGGCACCCAGATGCTGCCCGGCGATGTCGCCCAGGCCATTCTCGGCCAGTCCGCCACACCTGAAGCGTTGGCAAACCTGCGCGCCGAACTCGGTCTGAACGCGCCGGTCTATCAACGCTACCTGTCGTGGCTCGTCGGTCTGCTGCACGGCGATCTCGGCACGTCCTTGACCAACGGTCAGAACATTGCCACCGCCATCGAGGGCCGGCTGTCGAACACGCTGTTTCTGGCGGGTTGTGCCGCCATCATCTCGGTGCCTCTTGCCATCATTCTCGGCCTCGTTTCGGTGCTCTACCGCAACCGCTGGCCGGACAAGCTGATCTCGACCATTACGCTTGCATCGATTTCCGTGCCGGAATTCATGCTGAGCTACATCCTGATCTTCTATATCGGCGTGCAGCTCGGCTGGGCGCCGTCGGTGGCGATGATCAATTCGAACATGTCGTTCTTCGCCAAGCTGCATGCCATTGCGCTGCCGGTCACAGTTCTGGTGATGGTGGTGCTGGCGCATATGATGCGCATGACCCGTGCGGCGCTTTTGAACGTCATGCAGTCGGCCTATATCGAAACCGCCGAACTGAACGGGCTGTCCCGCTTCAAGGTGATCTGGCGTCATGCGTTTCCGAACGCCATCGCCCCCATCGTCAACGTGGTGATGCTGAACATGGCCTATCTGGTCGTCGGCGTCGTTGTGGTCGAAGTGGTCTTCGTCTATCCGGGCATGGGCCAATATCTGGTGGACCATGTGGCCAAGCGCGATGTGCCGGTGGTTCAGGCCTGCGGCATCATCTTTGCCGCTGTCTACATCAGTTTGAACATGCTGGCGGATATCTTCTCAATCCTCGCCAATCCGCGCCTCAGGCATCCGCGATGA
- a CDS encoding ABC transporter substrate-binding protein, producing MKKFRKSLTASMLKSGMSRRAFIARTSALGVGAVAANSVFGRMAMAQEPVKGGTLRMGLGGGSSTTSLDPALIASQVPFHVVRAYGEQLLEVNADGSLNPRLAESYEASDDAKTWTFKIRQGVKFHNGETMTAEDVRQTLLRHSDEDSKSGALGIMRGISDIRVDGENLIVEVDVPTADLPYLLSDFHLAIQPGGGREDPTAGIGTGAYKIVEAEPGVRYTFEKFADYWDDSRGHFDTIEMTIINDATARNAALQSGQVDIVNQVAPRVAGLLDRAPNITVDHVAGRGHYVFIMQCDQPPFDNKELRNALKYAINREEMVEKILRGYGSVGNDFPINESYPLFDDSIEQRHYDPEKAAELYKASGHDGSPIILRVAETAFPGAVDAAQLFQQSAQAAGIPLQIQREPDDGYWSDVWNNTPFCASYWDGRPVQDQMYTTAYLSSADWNDTHFYNEEFDELLLEAKGELDQAKRKQEYSQMAKILRDEGGLICPMFNEFVQAVSTDVQGWEENGVFELMNGLAPVKCWKA from the coding sequence ATGAAAAAATTTCGGAAATCTCTCACAGCCAGCATGTTGAAGAGCGGCATGTCGCGTCGCGCATTCATCGCCCGCACCTCGGCGCTCGGTGTCGGTGCTGTTGCCGCCAATTCGGTGTTCGGCCGCATGGCCATGGCGCAGGAGCCGGTCAAGGGCGGCACGCTGCGCATGGGCCTTGGCGGCGGCTCGTCCACCACCTCGCTCGACCCGGCGCTGATTGCCAGCCAGGTTCCGTTTCACGTCGTTCGCGCCTATGGCGAACAGCTTCTCGAAGTGAATGCAGACGGCTCGCTGAACCCGCGTCTGGCGGAATCCTACGAAGCCTCCGACGATGCCAAGACCTGGACCTTCAAGATCCGCCAGGGTGTCAAGTTCCACAATGGCGAGACGATGACGGCGGAAGATGTGCGCCAGACGCTGCTGCGCCATTCGGATGAGGATTCCAAGTCCGGCGCGCTCGGCATCATGCGCGGCATTTCCGATATCCGCGTCGATGGCGAAAACCTGATCGTCGAGGTTGATGTGCCGACGGCCGACCTTCCTTATCTCCTTTCCGATTTCCATCTGGCGATCCAGCCGGGCGGTGGCCGCGAAGACCCGACCGCCGGCATCGGTACCGGCGCCTACAAGATTGTCGAGGCGGAACCCGGCGTTCGGTACACCTTCGAAAAGTTTGCAGACTACTGGGACGACAGCCGTGGTCACTTCGACACGATCGAGATGACCATCATCAATGATGCGACGGCGCGCAATGCTGCGCTTCAGTCCGGCCAGGTCGATATCGTCAACCAGGTCGCGCCGCGCGTCGCAGGCCTTCTTGACCGTGCGCCGAACATCACCGTCGACCATGTTGCCGGTCGTGGCCATTACGTCTTCATCATGCAGTGCGACCAGCCGCCCTTCGACAACAAGGAACTGCGCAACGCCCTGAAATACGCCATCAACCGCGAGGAAATGGTCGAGAAAATCCTGCGTGGCTATGGCTCGGTCGGTAACGACTTCCCGATCAACGAAAGCTATCCGTTGTTCGATGACAGTATCGAGCAGCGCCATTACGATCCGGAGAAGGCCGCCGAGCTCTACAAGGCGTCCGGTCATGACGGCAGCCCGATCATCCTGCGCGTTGCCGAAACCGCCTTCCCGGGTGCAGTTGACGCCGCGCAGCTCTTTCAGCAGAGCGCACAGGCCGCCGGCATTCCGCTGCAGATCCAGCGCGAGCCCGATGACGGCTACTGGTCGGATGTCTGGAACAATACGCCGTTCTGCGCCTCCTACTGGGATGGCCGCCCGGTTCAGGACCAGATGTACACCACCGCCTATCTTTCCAGCGCCGACTGGAACGACACCCACTTCTACAATGAGGAGTTCGACGAGCTTCTGCTGGAAGCCAAGGGTGAGCTGGATCAGGCAAAGCGCAAGCAGGAATACAGCCAGATGGCGAAGATCCTGCGCGACGAGGGTGGTCTCATCTGCCCGATGTTCAACGAGTTCGTACAGGCCGTCAGCACCGATGTTCAGGGCTGGGAAGAAAACGGCGTCTTCGAGCTGATGAACGGTCTTGCTCCCGTAAAATGCTGGAAGGCTTGA
- a CDS encoding carnitine 3-dehydrogenase, which produces MSGDGLSKAAIIGGGVIGGGWAARFLLNGFDVAVFDPDPEAERKIGEVIANARRSLPAVYDKPLPAEGKLSFCATLEEAVAGAIWVQESVPERLALKHETHAAISAAAGQGTIIGSSTSGFKPSELNEKGARAIVAHPFNPVYLLPLVELVGDKAICEKAAGILRSMGMYPLTVKKEIDAHIADRLLEAIWRESLWMVKDGVATTEDIDEAIRMGFGLRFAQMGLFETYRIAGGEAGMKHFMAQFGPALSWPWTKLMDVPEFNDELVELIAGQSDDQSGNKSIRELERERDDNLVGILRALKVSDNAAGKVVSAHEADLVVSGERDGLPVTLSRQVPPSWTDYNGHMNETFYLEAGSKATDGFMELIGADAAYIAGGLSYFTVESHVRYLNEVHEGDRLTATSQLLSGQGKKMHLFHRLFRGDGELAATVETLLLHTDLNARRTCIPEGEVAEKLAMFERQHADMPKDGAGCFVGERPGTR; this is translated from the coding sequence ATGAGCGGGGATGGCCTATCGAAGGCTGCGATTATCGGCGGCGGCGTGATTGGCGGCGGCTGGGCCGCGCGGTTTCTGCTGAACGGCTTTGACGTTGCGGTGTTCGATCCTGATCCGGAAGCCGAACGCAAGATCGGCGAAGTCATCGCCAACGCCCGTCGCTCGCTGCCCGCGGTCTACGATAAGCCTTTGCCTGCCGAGGGAAAACTCAGCTTCTGCGCTACGCTGGAAGAGGCCGTTGCCGGCGCCATCTGGGTGCAGGAAAGCGTGCCGGAACGGTTGGCGCTGAAGCATGAAACCCACGCCGCCATTTCTGCGGCGGCAGGGCAGGGGACGATCATCGGTTCGTCCACTTCGGGGTTCAAACCGTCGGAGCTGAATGAAAAGGGCGCCCGCGCCATCGTCGCCCATCCGTTCAATCCGGTCTATCTGCTGCCGCTGGTCGAACTCGTCGGCGACAAGGCGATCTGCGAAAAGGCCGCCGGGATCCTCCGCTCCATGGGCATGTATCCGCTGACGGTTAAGAAGGAAATCGACGCCCATATCGCCGACCGGCTTCTCGAAGCGATCTGGCGCGAGAGCCTGTGGATGGTCAAGGACGGCGTTGCCACCACCGAGGATATCGACGAGGCGATCCGCATGGGCTTCGGCCTGCGCTTTGCCCAGATGGGCCTGTTCGAGACCTACCGCATCGCCGGTGGCGAGGCGGGCATGAAGCATTTCATGGCGCAGTTCGGCCCCGCGCTTTCCTGGCCGTGGACCAAGCTGATGGACGTGCCGGAGTTTAATGACGAGCTTGTCGAGCTGATCGCCGGGCAGTCGGACGACCAGTCCGGGAACAAGTCCATCCGCGAACTGGAGCGGGAGCGCGACGACAATCTTGTTGGCATCCTGCGGGCGCTGAAGGTCAGCGACAATGCCGCCGGCAAGGTCGTGTCGGCGCATGAGGCCGATCTTGTTGTCAGCGGAGAGCGCGACGGTCTTCCCGTCACGCTCAGCCGTCAGGTGCCGCCGTCATGGACCGATTATAACGGCCACATGAACGAGACCTTCTATCTGGAGGCCGGCTCCAAGGCCACCGATGGCTTCATGGAACTGATCGGCGCGGATGCCGCCTATATCGCTGGCGGCCTCAGCTATTTCACCGTCGAAAGCCATGTGCGCTATCTGAACGAGGTTCACGAAGGCGACCGGCTGACGGCGACCTCGCAGCTGCTCTCCGGCCAGGGCAAGAAGATGCATCTCTTCCACCGGCTGTTCCGCGGCGACGGCGAACTGGCGGCAACCGTCGAGACGCTGCTGCTGCACACGGATCTCAATGCCCGGCGCACATGCATTCCCGAAGGTGAGGTCGCCGAAAAGCTCGCCATGTTCGAGCGCCAGCACGCCGATATGCCAAAGGATGGCGCCGGCTGTTTTGTCGGCGAGCGCCCCGGCACGCGTTAG
- a CDS encoding 3-keto-5-aminohexanoate cleavage protein: protein MPLTMNRDVFITCAVTGSGSTQDRSPHVPRSPEAIAKSAIDAAKAGAAIVHCHVRDPETGVPSRLPSLYREVTDRIRDAEVDVVLNLTAGMGGDITFGSTEAPLPVNAAGTDMIGAAERVVHIAECLPELCTLDCGTMNFAEADYVMTNTPGMLRAMGQMMTDLGVKPEIEAFDTGHLWFAKQLVKEGILTSPALVQLCMGVPWGAPNDLNTFMAMVNNVPEDWHWSAFSLGRDQMPYTAAAMLAGGNIRVGLEDNIYLSKGVLATNAQLVEKAVTIAETMGARVIGPEAVREKLGLVKRAPKGAA, encoded by the coding sequence ATGCCTCTGACAATGAACAGGGATGTTTTTATCACGTGCGCTGTCACCGGTTCGGGCAGTACCCAGGACCGCTCTCCCCATGTTCCCCGTTCGCCTGAAGCGATTGCAAAAAGCGCCATCGATGCCGCCAAGGCGGGCGCTGCCATCGTCCATTGTCATGTCCGCGATCCCGAAACCGGTGTTCCTTCGCGTCTTCCATCCCTCTATCGCGAAGTGACCGACCGCATCCGCGATGCGGAGGTCGATGTGGTGCTGAACCTCACCGCCGGCATGGGCGGCGACATCACTTTCGGTTCCACGGAGGCGCCGCTGCCGGTCAACGCGGCTGGAACCGACATGATCGGCGCTGCCGAACGTGTCGTCCACATCGCCGAATGCCTGCCCGAACTCTGCACGCTCGATTGCGGCACGATGAATTTTGCCGAAGCCGATTATGTGATGACAAACACGCCCGGCATGCTGCGCGCCATGGGCCAGATGATGACCGATCTCGGCGTGAAGCCCGAGATCGAGGCGTTTGATACCGGCCATCTCTGGTTTGCCAAGCAGCTGGTCAAGGAAGGCATCCTGACGTCGCCGGCGCTGGTGCAGCTGTGCATGGGCGTTCCGTGGGGCGCGCCGAACGACCTCAACACCTTCATGGCCATGGTCAACAATGTGCCGGAAGACTGGCACTGGTCGGCCTTCTCGCTCGGCCGTGACCAGATGCCCTATACCGCAGCGGCCATGCTTGCCGGCGGCAATATCCGTGTCGGTCTTGAGGACAATATCTACCTATCGAAGGGCGTGCTCGCCACAAATGCCCAGCTCGTCGAAAAAGCCGTGACCATTGCCGAGACTATGGGCGCCCGCGTCATTGGCCCGGAGGCCGTGCGCGAAAAGCTCGGTCTCGTCAAGCGCGCGCCGAAGGGTGCTGCGTGA
- a CDS encoding GlxA family transcriptional regulator, with translation MNVTFLLFDGFSNLVFSCLLEPLRMVHELYQEDVSWKVISADDAPVESSSHLLLTPTARREDIEASDLLVIVSSNGYRQHPTPENQRLVMTLARQSRYVIGADAGAWMLASTGLLDDLTATLHWSVINEFAETFPQVHVSQQTYVKEGRLWSCGGASTALELILAFITDQFGAARAFMTSSMFMHDASPQRDGTHIPTALSVPGRSRMDAIINIMVETIENPLSLTALAERAHMSTRTLNRLFKAELGMSPGQYYQNIRLLHAREMAENTALGLREIAIRAGYSNAPALSKAFQKAYGHSVRKVEKKS, from the coding sequence ATGAATGTCACATTCCTGCTTTTCGACGGTTTTTCCAACCTGGTCTTCTCCTGCCTTCTCGAGCCGCTTCGCATGGTTCACGAGCTCTATCAGGAGGATGTCAGCTGGAAGGTCATCAGCGCCGACGACGCGCCGGTTGAAAGCTCGTCGCACCTGCTGCTTACCCCCACTGCCAGGCGCGAGGACATCGAAGCCTCCGATCTTCTGGTGATCGTTTCCAGCAACGGCTATCGCCAGCACCCGACGCCCGAAAACCAGCGCCTCGTGATGACGCTCGCCCGCCAGAGCCGCTATGTCATCGGCGCTGACGCAGGCGCATGGATGCTCGCTTCTACCGGCCTCCTGGACGATCTGACGGCAACGCTGCACTGGTCGGTGATCAACGAGTTCGCCGAAACCTTTCCTCAGGTCCACGTCAGCCAGCAGACCTATGTGAAAGAAGGGCGATTGTGGAGTTGCGGCGGCGCCTCGACGGCGCTGGAGCTGATTCTGGCCTTCATCACCGATCAGTTCGGCGCGGCCAGGGCCTTCATGACCTCATCCATGTTCATGCATGATGCCAGCCCTCAGCGCGACGGGACCCACATCCCGACTGCACTCTCCGTGCCCGGCCGCAGCCGGATGGACGCGATCATCAACATCATGGTCGAGACCATCGAAAATCCGCTATCGCTTACCGCCCTGGCCGAGCGCGCCCATATGTCGACCCGCACGCTGAACCGGTTGTTCAAAGCGGAGCTCGGCATGTCGCCGGGACAGTATTATCAGAACATCCGGTTGCTCCACGCCCGGGAGATGGCGGAAAACACCGCACTCGGCCTGCGCGAAATTGCCATCCGCGCCGGCTATTCCAACGCGCCGGCCCTCTCCAAGGCTTTCCAGAAGGCCTATGGCCATTCCGTCCGCAAGGTCGAGAAGAAGTCCTGA